The Methanocaldococcus sp. DNA window CAAAAAGCATAAATTTTAAATATTCCAAGTATATTTATAACACCATAAAAATATTAAATACACTTAATAATAAGAATTTAGGTTTATAACTAATTTGAAGGTGAGTAAGATGGAACATAATTACAAAGTAAAATTATTTGATGAATTAGGATTTGTAAGAAAGAAGTGTAAAAAATGTGGGCAGTATTTTTGGACATTAGATGAGGAGAGAGAAACTTGTGGAGACGCTCCTTGTGATATCTATTCCTTTATAGGAAAGCCAATAACTAAAAAGCCATACACTTACAAAGAAATGGTTAATGAATTTATAAACTTTTTTAAAGAACATGGACATCAACCAGTAAAAAGAGCACCTGTAACTGCAAGAAGATGGAGAGATGATATTTTATTAACAATTGCCTCTATTGCAGTATTTCAACCTTGGGTTACTAAGGGGATAGTTAAGCCAAAGGCTAATCCTTTAGTTATAGCTCAGCCATGTATTAGGTTGAACGATATAGATAATGTTGGAAGAACTGGAAGGCATTTAACATGCTTTACAATGGGAGGACATCACGCTTTTAATAGAGAGGATGATTTCAAATATTGGCAGGATGAAACAGTTGAACTATGCTTTAACTTCTTTAAAAAATTAGGAATTGATGAAAAGTCAATAACTTTTATTGAGAGTTGGTGGGAAGGAGGAGGAAATGCTGGGCCGTGCTATGAGGTAATAACACATGGAGTTGAATTAGCAACATTAGTTTTTATGCAGTATGAAAAAGTTGGAGATAGCTATAAAGAAATACCATTAAAAATAGTCGATACTGGTTATGGAATTGAGAGATTTGTTTGGGCTTCAACTGGAGAACCAACAATATATGATGCTATATTTAAGAATATTGTTAATAAATTAAAGGAAGATGCTGGAATTAATAATATAGATAAGGAGATTTTAGCTAAAATTACAGAAGTTGCTGGTTTGATGGATGTTAAGGATGTTGGAGATTTAAGAAAGTTGAGAGAAGAAGTGTCTAATAAAGTAAATATTCCAGTTGATGAATTAGACAAGTTAATATCCCCTTATGAAGATATCTATGCAATAGCAGACCATACAAGGGCATTAACATTTATGTTAGGAGATGGAATAGTCCCTTCAAATGTTAAAGATGGATATTTAGTTAGAATGCTTATAAGGAAAACATTAAGACATATGGATAGATTAAACCTTTCAATACCAATAACTGAGATTGTTGCAATGCAATTGGAAGATTTAAAAGATTTATATCCAGAATTATTAGAGATGGAAGATTATATTATGGAAATTCTACAAATAGAAGAAAAAAAGTATAGGCAAACAATTAAGAGAGGAAAAAATATCGTAGAGAGATTGTTAAAGAGTAAAAAAGACATTGATTTAGATACATTAATTGAATTATATGATAGTCATGGATTACCTCCTGAAATAGTTAAGGAAGTTGCTAAATCATTTGGTAAAGATATTAAAATTCCAGATAACTTTTATACAATAGTTGCTGAAAGACACGAAAACAGAGAGGAAATTAAAGAAAAAGTTAAATTGCCAGAAGTTGATGTTGAAAAAACTGAACTATTGTTTTACAAATATCCAAAAATGAAAGAGTTTGAAGCAAAAATATTAAAAATTGTTGGTAATTATGTAATCTTAGATAAAACTGCCTTTTATCCAGAGGGTGGAGGGCAGAAGGCAGATACAGGATATATAATAAAAAGAGATAAGAAATTTAGAGTTATCGATGTGCAGAAAGAAAATGATATTGTATATCATAAAATAGAAAACTTAAATGATGAATTAAAAGAAGGAGATATCATTAGAGGAGTTATTGATTGGGATAGAAGATTAAATTTAATGAGACATCATACTGCAACACACATTATAAATGCAGCGGCACAAAAAGTTTTAGGGAAACATGTTTGGCAGGCAGGTTCAGATGTTGATGTAGATAAAGCAAGATTAGATATAACTCATTATAAGAGAATAAGTAGAGAAGAATTAAAAGAGATTGAGAGAATAGCCAATGAAATTGTTTTAAATAATTACAATGTAAAAAGTATAATTATGGATAGAAATGAAGCTGAAGAGAAGTTTGGATTTAAAATATATCAGGGAGGGGTAGTTCCAGGAAATGTTTTGAGAATAGTTATTATTGAAGACGAAAATGGAAATATTGTGGATGTTCAAGCATGTGGAGGAACACATTGCCAAAACACTGGAGAAGTTGGTTTTATAAAGATAATTAAGACAGAAAGAGTTCAAGATGGTGTAGAGAGGTTGATTTATTCAAGTGGTTTAAGTGCTTTAAAAGCAGTCCAAGATATGGAAGATACTTTAGAGGAGAGTGCTGAAATTTTAAGATGTCCTGTTGAAGAATTGCCAAAGGTAATAAAGAGATTCTTTGAAGAGTGGAAAGAACAAAGAAAGAAGATAGAGGAGTTGGAGAAAAAGATAGGAGAACTTAAAAAATTTGAATTAATGAATAAGTTTGGAACTGTTGGAGATTACAAAGTTTTAGTTGAAAAAGTTGATGCAAATCCAAAGGAAATGTTGAATATAGCTGATAACTTAGCTACTGAAAATGCCATAGTTGTATTATTAAATGATAAAGGTAATATACTATGCAAAAGAGGAGAAAATGTTGATATAAAGATGAATGAGCTTATAAGATATATTGCTAAAGGAGGAGGAAGAGAGCATTTAGCTCAAGGAAAATATGAAGGAGATGTAGAGGAGATTAAAAAGAAAGTCATTGAATTCGTTAAAAATAAACAATAAGAATCCTATTTTTATTATTTTAAGATTTAGATTTTAATTTTTTGATATAATTTTTTTCAAAGTGGTGATATTATGGACACTATAAATGTTATTGATTTATTCTCTGGCTGTGGAGGATTTTCAAAAGGTTTTTTAGATGAAAATTTCAGAATATTAGGAGCTATAGAGAACTTTAAGCCTGTTGTAAAAACTTATCTATACAATATCAAAGCTCCAGTGTGGATGGAGGATATAAAGAGAATTCCTCCAAAAGCATTTGATGAATTTATAAAAAATGAAAAAGTTGATGTCATTATCGGCTCTCCTCCATGTGAGCCATTTACAAAGGCAAATAAACTAATTAAAGACAATCCATTAGATAGATTGTATAAAGACAAAATTGGCAGGTTAGTTTTATACTATATAAATTATGTAGATTACTTTACACAAAAAAATGAGGATTTAGTATTTGTTATGGAAAATGTGCCACAAATTAAAGAAATTAAAGATGAATTAAAAAAGTTGTTTGGAGATATAGGGCATAAGGTTTATTTTAATATATTAAGAGCGGAAGATTATGGAAATCCATCTAAAAGAGCGAGGATGTTTATTTCAAATATAAAATTAAAACCAAAGAAAGTTGATAAAATCGTTGTTGTGGAAGAGGCTTTAAAAGATATTCCAAAAGATGCTAAAAACCATGAGATTAAAAAACTTTCTAAGGAAAAAGTAGAAATGATATCAAAATTAAAGTGGGGA harbors:
- a CDS encoding DNA cytosine methyltransferase, which gives rise to MNVIDLFSGCGGFSKGFLDENFRILGAIENFKPVVKTYLYNIKAPVWMEDIKRIPPKAFDEFIKNEKVDVIIGSPPCEPFTKANKLIKDNPLDRLYKDKIGRLVLYYINYVDYFTQKNEDLVFVMENVPQIKEIKDELKKLFGDIGHKVYFNILRAEDYGNPSKRARMFISNIKLKPKKVDKIVVVEEALKDIPKDAKNHEIKKLSKEKVEMISKLKWGEALYRYRGKKKLMFNWYRLHPHKLAPTVKGRSRFIHPYEDRLLTVREQARLMSYPDNFIFFGGKEVQYNQIGESVPPILSKVIAREIKKKL
- the alaS gene encoding alanine--tRNA ligase yields the protein MEHNYKVKLFDELGFVRKKCKKCGQYFWTLDEERETCGDAPCDIYSFIGKPITKKPYTYKEMVNEFINFFKEHGHQPVKRAPVTARRWRDDILLTIASIAVFQPWVTKGIVKPKANPLVIAQPCIRLNDIDNVGRTGRHLTCFTMGGHHAFNREDDFKYWQDETVELCFNFFKKLGIDEKSITFIESWWEGGGNAGPCYEVITHGVELATLVFMQYEKVGDSYKEIPLKIVDTGYGIERFVWASTGEPTIYDAIFKNIVNKLKEDAGINNIDKEILAKITEVAGLMDVKDVGDLRKLREEVSNKVNIPVDELDKLISPYEDIYAIADHTRALTFMLGDGIVPSNVKDGYLVRMLIRKTLRHMDRLNLSIPITEIVAMQLEDLKDLYPELLEMEDYIMEILQIEEKKYRQTIKRGKNIVERLLKSKKDIDLDTLIELYDSHGLPPEIVKEVAKSFGKDIKIPDNFYTIVAERHENREEIKEKVKLPEVDVEKTELLFYKYPKMKEFEAKILKIVGNYVILDKTAFYPEGGGQKADTGYIIKRDKKFRVIDVQKENDIVYHKIENLNDELKEGDIIRGVIDWDRRLNLMRHHTATHIINAAAQKVLGKHVWQAGSDVDVDKARLDITHYKRISREELKEIERIANEIVLNNYNVKSIIMDRNEAEEKFGFKIYQGGVVPGNVLRIVIIEDENGNIVDVQACGGTHCQNTGEVGFIKIIKTERVQDGVERLIYSSGLSALKAVQDMEDTLEESAEILRCPVEELPKVIKRFFEEWKEQRKKIEELEKKIGELKKFELMNKFGTVGDYKVLVEKVDANPKEMLNIADNLATENAIVVLLNDKGNILCKRGENVDIKMNELIRYIAKGGGREHLAQGKYEGDVEEIKKKVIEFVKNKQ